One Streptomyces sp. NBC_00554 DNA segment encodes these proteins:
- a CDS encoding molybdopterin-dependent oxidoreductase — MSRPLTETPAHASAKLALTGDVARPARLTVADLMAWPQHRVRASFECATSGVQHHRFGGPLLHDVLTDAGPGFDPVRRKDRLRFLIAVTGTDGHHALLTWAEIDPDFAHAPVLLAVSIEETPLDLAGPQLVLPQDRCGARHISGINAIRVDGGYSSWLSGDALGRA, encoded by the coding sequence ATGAGCCGGCCCCTGACGGAAACCCCCGCTCACGCTTCGGCGAAGCTCGCCCTGACCGGCGACGTCGCCCGCCCGGCCCGGCTGACGGTGGCCGACCTGATGGCCTGGCCCCAGCACCGGGTGCGGGCCAGCTTCGAGTGCGCCACCAGCGGCGTGCAGCACCACCGCTTCGGAGGCCCGCTGCTGCACGACGTCCTCACCGACGCCGGACCCGGGTTCGACCCCGTCCGCCGCAAGGACCGCCTGCGCTTCCTCATCGCCGTGACGGGAACGGACGGCCACCACGCCCTCCTGACCTGGGCCGAGATCGACCCCGACTTCGCCCACGCCCCGGTCCTGCTCGCGGTCTCCATCGAGGAAACCCCACTCGACCTGGCGGGCCCCCAACTCGTCCTGCCCCAGGACCGCTGCGGAGCCCGGCACATCAGCGGCATCAACGCGATACGGGTGGACGGCGGCTATTCGTCCTGGCTGTCGGGCGACGCCCTCGGCCGTGCCTGA